In a genomic window of Melitaea cinxia chromosome 27, ilMelCinx1.1, whole genome shotgun sequence:
- the LOC123666934 gene encoding uncharacterized protein LOC123666934 has product MEGNNFVTKLKANGGSSDDYDLAKRYLEYNEILKKLSTKDKSSLSLNVLCMLCRNLEKVLSWKERINDKDLLKLGIECVRHTRTLEGPEQVKTLACVYHLHKYVTKQNTPIPPELILKLSFMPFEYENDKLLKDYCKTFWSILSDRLSYIEKLKTKRMPVTKLLSKLLDDLGKVIKVYDTVQFATNLLWFLVKKLNYIYTDISPKELNEAFGKIFDFLSKKDLKQFKSLSDKDLMDYYVKLNDILYIVTDNAVQIDCKDSVLDTVTRICISMVGHRSDMFHCMQTFFLNSFCCIFKEKIDTNLVDNTFNNLLVSCEMTEKLGYGNVISAMYPYISQSLRLFIEKYCNKNIFTDNSIDNSLKLISILLKKLKNTNQLLKCENCSVKTGLHDALRLSFQIKHFITISTDQKIDINNFLPTYYGLVEQQYTIINELKEMGCENTDKCFRKLQTDVHNIAIILNKAQCYGYSIKLFDVYIKNEIINVKGEEELYNISRALYNKSICELDSKLYEDSLRSAYLSLTFALPESLSSEKHMGLVMDVKSKALNSASEDGEIVNDYLQRMTILDVCKLLYDGDLYGDLKSFMKKLKFSELLKHEFLMYVKLWPSIAPISAVWNSLNELVNERHTWVEMENKEKLKWTLFDVVLATPGTVRTIHDDGFSVIIQELLENFEKTQPRTVEEKIVNCTLLFVQAEYDIADASRKHGWKNSEHTVDPDQAEVTRTLEQEHRAVSLALRATHELTAILPTLKTVKPSPLINNALLMYQVSVQHLLVMHRTLYGLQLAYICCHLADIVGDKEAYVRNAGLLAYHSSTRRKEIDEMISKCTKYLKDLLKNKNSLDLALGYMCEVAIYYTKIGSISIAAKLVQTAQIYMLRIAEEGADVNLQLSQGRLIEAQAALCPDSGWSPLCVVNVLQRHYLVSPSTSGRWAERRERALSVRARSAAAALRAVRGARSLRLWRRAAAAAAAALQRCGALAAAALSAAAVSAHSADEARIKIDNRVKYILGLRSSSDIPSDPAQAPKIEQFTPKQTNLESVLDSMFKKTQISPSVPCITVPAFQIPDFLEHAQTCTCYACDIPECTIIACFISYLEASVYYRAKEFDIAGNYFSGASKVFGLAEAKLNSIFHRYKKKFNEAVVDMAKTFVDNYLNEVNLEFLVEQAYFELSRKEFERADETVISIHEVWSEVGKVDMYLQNEIVNLMIASAQLRKTAKPKDLGIENDFENLKLSPVMPTEQQKTPEIKTAIPKIDTGIIVSDEEIPKKRKVIKLIFEEPNQEDNVENIKNKTKTQFKIPEPVTAKPALEKITPRPSRSRPETTPRSTRSKPDIVIQQPSIDVPVTPKSEETCEFFTPCQSTPAEHFFTPMTSIKTYSRRVVKNLESEFSTPAKESSEIKTRRAKVESGSIKGIKDKRTLRRATSPGKLLEEKSARPGKLVEEKSKGKLVEEKPTRSRRLRQPILTDNELDSPVLQHAVNPPGNRVIDSMLGQGTAYAGELSFVKGPFNINKGA; this is encoded by the exons atggAAGGAAATAACTTTGTCACGAAACTAAAAGCAAATGGTGGAAGTAGTGATGACTACGATCTAGCTAAACGTTATTTAGAGTATAATGAAATACTGAAGAAATTATCAACAAAGGACAAGAGCTCATTGTCACTGAACGTACTGTGTATGTTGTGCag gaATTTGGAGAAAGTACTGTCATGGAAAGAAAGAATCAACGACAAGGATCTCCTGAAACTGGGTATAGAGTGTGTGAGGCACACGCGGACTCTGGAAGGTCCGGAGCAAGTTAAGACATTGGCATGTGTATATCATTTACATAAATACGTCACTAAACAG AACACCCCAATACCTCCAGAGCTCATCTTGAAACTATCCTTCATGCCATTCGAATATGAAAACGATAAGCTGCTCAAAGATTACTGCAAAACTTTCTGGAGTATACTATCAGACAGACTCTCGTACATTGAGAAACTGAAAACTAAACGTATGCCAGtcacaaaattattatcaaaactgTTAGACGACCTCGGTAAAGTGATAAAAGTATATGACACAGTCCAATTTGCTACCAATTTACTGTGGTTTCTTGTCAAGAAACTAAATTACATCTACACTGATATATCACCGAAGGAACTGAATGAGGCGTTTgggaaaatatttgattttctaTCGAAGAAAGATTTAAAGCAGTTTAAAAGTTTATCAGACAAAGATCTAATGGATTATTACGTAAAATTGAACGATATCCTATATATTGTTACTGATAACGCCGTGCAGATTGATTGCAAAGACTCCGTATTGGATACGGTGACAAGAATTTGTATATCGATGGTCGGACATAGATCTGATATGTTCCATTGCATGCAAACGTTCTTCTTAAACTCATTctgttgtatttttaaagagAAAATCGATACTAATTTAGTGGATAACACGTTTAATAATCTTCTGGTGTCCTGTGAAATGACAGAAAAATTAGGTTACGGTAACGTAATAAGTGCAATGTATCCTTACATAAGTCAATCATTAAGACTATtcatagaaaaatattgtaataaaaatattttcacggACAACTCAATTGATAATTCCTTAAAACTAATatcgatattattaaaaaagttaaaaaacacaAATCAGTTACTGAAATGTGAGAATTGCAGCGTTAAAACTGGATTACACGATGCTCTACGCTTATCGTTTCAAATCAAACATTTCATAACGATATCGACCGACCAGAAAATTGATATCAACAATTTTCTACCGACATATTACGGATTAGTCGAACaacaatatacaataataaatgaattaaaagaAATGGGATGCGAGAATACAGACAAGTGCTTCAGAAAGTTACAAACGGACGTACACAACATTGCAATTATATTGAACAAGGCACAGTGTTACggatattcaataaaattattcgatgtttatattaaaaatgagatAATTAACGTCAAAGGCGAAGAAGAACTTTATAACATAAGCCGTGCCTTGTATAACAAAAGTATATGTGAGTTAGATTCCAAACTGTACGAAGATTCGTTGAGGAGTGCATATCTCAGCCTAACATTTGCTCTACCAGAGAGTCTAAGTTCGGAGAAACATATGGGCTTAGTTATGGATGTAAAGTCGAAAGCTCTGAACAGTGCGAGCGAAGACGGTGAAATTGTGAATGACTACTTGCAAAGGATGACTATATTGGATGTTTGTAAGTTATTGTACGATGGTGATTTGTATGGAGATTTGAAGTCGTTCATGAAGAAATTGAAATTTAG CGAGCTCCTGAAACACGAGTTCTTAATGTACGTGAAGCTGTGGCCATCAATAGCACCAATATCAGCCGTCTGGAACTCCCTGAACGAATTAGTTAATGAAAGACATACTTGGGTTGAAA tggaaaataaagaaaaattaaaatggacGCTGTTCGATGTAGTATTGGCGACTCCTGGAACGGTCAGGACGATACACGACGACGGTTTCAGCGTAATTATCCAGGAATTGCTGGAAAACTTTGAGAAGACTCAA CCAAGAACAGTTGAGGAGAAAATAGTGAACTGTACTCTACTGTTCGTTCAAGCCGAATACGATATAGCGGATGCGAGTCGGAAGCATGGCTGGAAGAATTCTGAGCAT ACAGTGGACCCGGATCAAGCGGAAGTAACTCGAACCCTGGAACAAGAACATCGCGCCGTCTCTCTCGCACTGAGGGCGACTCACGAACTGACTGCTATTTTACCGACTTTGAAGACCG TGAAACCGTCGCCTCTAATCAACAACGCTCTACTAATGTATCAAGTGTCTGTTCAACATTTACTGGTGATGCATCGAACTTTATACGGCCTACAGTTGGCGTATATATGTTGCCACCTCGCCGATATAGTCGGCGACAA GGAGGCATATGTTCGAAACGCGGGCTTACTCGCCTACCACTCAAGTACGAGACGCAAGGAAATCGACGAAATGATATCAAAGTGTACGAAGTATTTAAAGGATTTGCTGAAGAATAAAAACAGCTTAGACTTGGCGTTGGGTTACATGTGTGAGGTTGCG aTATACTACACGAAAATTGGTTCAATCAGCATCGCAGCCAAGTTGGTACAAACGGCACAAATATACATGCTTCGAATTGCCGAGGAAGGCGCCGATGTTAACT TGCAACTATCACAAGGTCGTCTGATTGAAGCCCAGGCCGCCCTCTGTCCAGATTCAGGCTGGTCACCGCTGTGTGTTGTCAATGTCTTACAGCGGCACTATTTGGTCTCTCCTAGTACTT CGGGGCGCTGGGCCGAGCGCCGCGAGCGAGCGCTGAGCGTCCGCGCCCGCAGCGCTGCCGCAGCGCTGCGGGCGGTGCGGGGCGCGCGGTCGCTGCGGCTgtggcggcgcgcggcggccgcTGCGGCTGCGGCGCTGCAGCGCTGCGGGGCGCTGGCCGCCGCAGCGCTGTCCGCCGCGGCCGTCAGCGCGCACAGCGCTGACGAGGCGCGG ataaaaatCGATAACCGCGTCAAATACATTCTTGGCCTTCGATCTTCAAGCGACATACCCTCAGATCCCGCGCAGGCGCCGAAAATCGAACAATTTACCCCAAAGCAGACAAACCTAGAGTCCGTGTTGGACTCCATGTTCAAGAAAACCCAAATCAGTCCATCGGTACCCTGTATCACAGTCCCCGCTTTCCAAATACCGGATTTCCTGGAACACGCACAAACATGCACATGTTACGCATGTGACATACCCGAATGCACGATTATTGCATGTTTCATATCTTACCTCGAAGCTTCTGTGTACTATCGAGCGAAGGAGTTCGATATCGCGGGGAATTACTTTAGTGGCGCGTCGAAAGTTTTCGGTTTAGCTGAAGCTAagttaaatagtatttttcatAGATATAAGAAGAAATTTAATGAAGCAGTTGTGGATATGGCGAAAACGTTTGTGGATAATTATCTAAACGAGGTGAATTTAGAGTTTCTGGTCGAGCAAGCGTATTTTGAACTGTCCAGAAAAGAATTCGAGAGAGCCGATGAGACGGTGATAAGTATACACGAAGTTTGGTCTGAAGTCGGTAAAGTTGATATGTACTTACAGAACGAAATAGTTAATCTGATGATAGCGTCAGCGCAGTTGAGAAAAACTGCGAAACCTAAAGACTTGGGTATTGAAAACGATTTTGAAAATCTTAAATTGAGTCCTGTAATGCCAACCGAGCAACAAAAAACGCCGGAAATAAAAACCGCCATACCAAAAATCGATACGGGAATAATAGTAAGCGATGAAGAGATACCAAAGAAGCGTAAGGTTATCAAACTAATCTTCGAAGAACCTAATCAGGAGGATAATGtggaaaatatcaaaaataaaacgaaaaccCAATTTAAAATACCAGAGCCGGTGACTGCGAAACCTGCTCTCGAGAAAATCACGCCTAGGCCGTCTAGATCTAGACCGGAAACGACGCCTAGATCGACCCGGTCGAAACCGGATATAGTAATCCAGCAACCGTCCATCGATGTACCGGTTACCCCTAAATCGGAGGAAACTTGTGAGTTTTTCACTCCGTGCCAATCGACGCCCGCAGAACATTTCTTCACTCCAATGACCTCAATCAAAACCTACTCAAGGAGGGtagtaaaaaatttagaatCTGAATTCTCTACGCCCGCGAAAGAATCGTCTGAAATTAAAACTCGTAGGGCCAAAGTCGAATCGGGTTCGATTAAGGGTATTAAGGACAAAAGGACTTTGAGGAGGGCGACTAGTCCTGGCAAATTATTAGAAGAAAAATCGGCAAGACCCGGCAAATTAGTTGAAGAAAAATCGAAGGGAAAACTTGTGGAAGAAAAGCCAACAAGGTCTCGACGATTGAGGCAACCTATTTTGACTGATAA TGAATTGGATAGCCCTGTACTTCAGCATGCTGTCAATCCACCCGGCAATCGTGTTATTGACTCCATGCTTGGTCAGGGCACGGCTTATGCTGGTGAACTTAGTTTTGTCAAAGGCCCCTTCAATATCAATAAAGGCGCCTAA
- the LOC123666935 gene encoding putative Dol-P-Glc:Glc(2)Man(9)GlcNAc(2)-PP-Dol alpha-1,2-glucosyltransferase — translation MRRNTKYYLLLFFTVSLYFTVSKLIFDKVYETSQVVIDEFFHIPQGMLYCKYNFSYWDSKITTLPGLYMVSTVAIGPFFECNTYNLRFVNLVGSCINLMLFASMLKFIYANQNGSQAKNVLQALNMALLPPLYFFSHIYYTDTMSLMFVLLFTRLCIITRSKWLIFIIGLCCVVMRQTNVVWVAMVFGHKMLNIIIRSSRVFGNRHISKSALSMRSITAQDIDPSKLKRYYNLYDAAIALKYHMSTGFSIAFRYTNISDWLIMVQQIAVLLTFIMFLLLNGSIVVGDKKAHMVTIHVTQLLYFLLFYGVFGLPYVIAKASSTLKLMLNNKMYVLFFSILFYIIVHFNTLIHPYMLADNRHYTFYLWNRWFRKYDFAIYATVPAYVFFLFSLYDNLKDHNCISFLLPYSICIFIVVALQKLVEIRYFLIPYIVLRLRFVRPSFKMVIAEFLYYVIINAVTFNIFFTKKIIWNTLDEVQRIIW, via the coding sequence ATGAGGAGAAATACCAAATATTACCTGCTGCTGTTCTTCACAGTGAGCTTATATTTCACCGTTTCCAAGTTAATATTTGACAAAGTGTATGAAACATCACAAGTTGTTATCGACGAGTTTTTCCACATACCCCAAGGAATGTTATACTGCAAATACAACTTTTCATACTGGGATTCTAAAATCACGACGCTCCCTGGACTGTACATGGTATCAACTGTGGCCATCGGCCCATTCTTTGAATGTAACACTTATAATCTAAGATTTGTTAACTTAGTTGGTTCATGTATTAATCTGATGCTATTCGCGTCCATGTTAAAGTTCATATATGCTAATCAAAATGGTAGTCAAGCGAAAAATGTTCTGCAAGCGTTGAACATGGCTCTCTTGCCTCCTTTGTATTTCTTCTCGCACATATATTACACGGATACTATGTCGCTAATGTTCGTGTTACTGTTCACGAGGCTCTGTATTATTACTCGCAGCAAATGGTTAATATTTATCATTGGATTGTGCTGTGTCGTCATGAGGCAGACTAATGTAGTGTGGGTAGCAATGGTATTCGGTCATAAGatgttaaacataataataagaagtTCGAGAGTTTTCGGTAATCGACACATATCTAAGTCTGCCTTATCGATGAGATCAATAACCGCTCAGGATATTGATCCTTCAAAACTAAAACGCTACTACAATTTGTACGATGCAGCTATAGCCTTGAAATATCATATGTCGACAGGTTTTTCGATAGCTTTTAGGTACACAAACATCTCCGATTGGCTTATCATGGTGCAGCAAATCGCGGTGCTGTTAACATTTATTATGTTCCTACTCTTGAATGGTTCGATTGTTGTCGGAGACAAAAAAGCTCACATGGTGACAATACATGTAACCCAATTATTGTATTTCCTATTATTCTACGGCGTATtcggtctgccgtatgtcattgCCAAGGCTTCTTCAACCCTAAAGCTTAtgttaaacaataaaatgtacGTGTTATTCTTTtcaatattgttttacataatcGTACATTTTAATACGCTTATCCATCCCTACATGTTGGCTGACAACCGTCATTATACGTTTTATTTGTGGAATCGTTGGTTCAGGAAATATGATTTTGCGATATACGCAACAGTACCAGCGTACGTCTTCttcttatttagtttatatgataatttaaaagatCATAACTGCATATCGTTCTTACTACCGTACTCGatctgtatttttattgttgtagcATTGCAAAAGTTAGTTGAAATTCGTTACTTCCTAATTCCGTACATTGTTCTCCGGTTGAGGTTTGTCAGGCCGTCGTTTAAGATGGTTATAGCCGAGTTCCTGTACTACGTGATAATAAATGCGGTTACTTTTAACAtattctttacaaaaaaaataatttggaatACGTTAGATGAGGTGCAAAGGATAATTTGGTAG